The following proteins come from a genomic window of Carassius auratus strain Wakin chromosome 18, ASM336829v1, whole genome shotgun sequence:
- the smad3b gene encoding mothers against decapentaplegic homolog 3b, with the protein MSILPFTPPIVKRLLGWKKGEQNGQEEKWCEKAVKSLVKKLKKTGQLEELEKAITTQNINTKCITIPRSLDGRLQVSHRKGLPHVIYCRLWRWPDLQSHHELRAVDLCEFAFHMKKDEVCVNPYHYQRVETPVLPPVLVPRHADIPTDFPPLDDFIPENTIFPAGIEPPSNYIPETPPPGYLSEDGETSDHQMNHSMDTGSPNLSPNPVSPANSNLDLQPVTYCESAFWCSISYYELNQRVGETFHASQPSLTVDGFTDPSNAERFCLGLLSNVNRNAAVELTRRHIGRGVRLYYIGGEVFAECLSDSAIFVQSPNCNQRYGWHPATVCKIPPGCNLKIFNNQEFAALLAQSVNQGFEAVYQLTRMCTIRMSFVKGWGAEYRRQTVTSTPCWIELHLNGPLQWLDKVLTQMGSPNLRCSSVS; encoded by the exons ATGTCTATATTACCTTTCACGCCACCGATTGTGAAGAGACTGTTGGGCTGGAAGAAGGGTGAGCAGAACGGACAGGAGGAGAAATGGTGTGAAAAAGCAGTGAAGAGTCTGGTGAAGAAGTTAAAGAAGACAGGACAGTTGGAGGAGTTGGAGAAGGCCATCACCACCCAGAATATCAACACCAAATGCATCACTATACCGAG GTCTCTGGATGGCCGTCTGCAAGTGTCTCACAGAAAAGGCCTTCCCCATGTGATCTACTGCCGGCTGTGGCGCTGGCCTGACCTGCAGTCCCACCACGAGCTGCGTGCTGTAGACTTGTGTGAGTTTGCTTTCCATATGAAGAAGGACGAGGTGTGTGTGAACCCTTACCACTACCAGCGTGTAGAGACACCAG TTTTGCCTCCAGTCCTGGTTCCTCGGCATGCTGACATCCCCACAGACTTCCCTCCACTGGATGATTTTATCCCTGAGAACACCATATTCCCAGCGGGCATTGAGCCTCCGAGCAACTATATACCGG AGACCCCTCCTCCAGGCTACCTGAGTGAGGATGGGGAAACCAGCGACCACCAAATGAACCACAGCATGGACACAG GCTCCCCAAACCTTTCACCCAACCCTGTCTCTCCTGCCAACAGCAACCTAG atctGCAGCCGGTAACATATTGTGAATCCGCATTTTGGTGCTCGATTTCCTACTACGAGCTGAATCAGCGTGTGGGCGAGACTTTCCACGCCTCGCAACCGTCTCTGACCGTAGATGGCTTTACGGACCCCTCTAACGCAGAGCGCTTCTGTCTGGGCCTGCTGTCCAACGTCAACCGCAATGCAGCCGTGGAACTGACGCGCAGACACATCG GCCGAGGTGTGCGTTTGTATTACATCGGCGGTGAGGTGTTTGCCGAGTGTCTGAGCGACAGTGCTATTTTCGTCCAGAGTCCGAACTGTAACCAGCGGTATGGCTGGCACCCTGCCACAGTATGTAAGATTCCTCCAG GCTGTAATCTGAAGATCTTCAATAATCAGGAATTTGCAGCTCTGTTGGCCCAATCAGTGAATCAGGGATTTGAGGCTGTTTACCAGCTGACCCGCATGTGCACCATTCGCATGAGTTTCGTCAAAGGCTGGGGGGCAGAATACCG GCGGCAGACAGTGACCAGCACCCCCTGCTGGATTGAGCTGCATCTCAACGGCCCCCTGCAGTGGCTGGACAAAGTGCTCACTCAGATGGGCTCTCCGAACCTCCGCTGCTCCAGCGTGTCATAG
- the aagab gene encoding alpha- and gamma-adaptin-binding protein p34, which yields MADDQGDEVPTLPCILVTSCDSSFKEEELIRQILGSESLPQATKIEERVSWYPWTINNKYYTANVSLCVVSSPFDMNTEVARSMQAFIVYFDSKTKNTLNSVNSWLSVVEDLAPEVLILVCDHACDSGVSKQEAQQWCLAHAFELVELNPQDLPDEDDDFPESTGVKRIVQALNANVWSSVEMKDEHNQGFGLMSSLVASRHNNPRPSQETLSSVSPSNSTDEGIESQRAEDNQNIAVDTAVDPMIDIDIQELANLTAGDADVENFERLFTKLKEMKDKASSLPHEQRKVHAEKVAKAFWMAIGGDQDEIDSLSSGEES from the exons ATGGCAGATGATCAAGGAGATGAAGTACCTACCCTGCCTTGTATCTTAGTCACAAGTTGTGATTCCAGCTTTAAAGAAGAGGAGCTCATCAGAC aGATCTTGGGCTCAGAATCACTACCTCAAGCTACCAAGATAGAGGAAAGGGTTTCTTGGTATCCATGGACAATCAACAACAAATACTACACAGCAAATGTCAGCTTATGTGTTGTTTCAAGCCCATTCGACATGAATACAGAGGTTGCCAGGTCTATGCAAGCATTCATCGTTTACTTTGACAGCAAAACT AAAAACACCCTCAACAGTGTCAACTCCTGGTTATCTGTAGTGGAGGACTTGGCTCCAGAAGTGCTGATCCTAGTGTGTGACCATGCGTGTGACAGTG GTGTTAGTAAACAGGAGGCCCAGCAGTGGTGTCTGGCTCACGCTTTTGAATTAGTAGAGCTCAACCCTCAAGATCTACCTGATGAAGATG ATGACTTCCCAGAGTCCACTGGAGTAAAAAGAATTGTTCAGGCCCTCAATGCCAACGTGTGGTCCAGCGTTGAGATGAAAGATG AACACAATCAGGGATTTGGGCTTATGAGCAGCCTGGTGGCATCTCGTCACAACAACCCACGACCCAGTCAAGAGACACTG TCCTCTGTTTCCCCATCCAACAGTACAGATGAAGGCATTGAGAGCCAGAGAGCAGAGGATAACCAGAATATTGCAGTAGATACAGCCGTCG ATCCCATGATTGACATAGACATACAAGAGTTGGCTAATCTAACAGCTGGAGATGCAGATGTGGAGAATTTTGAGCGACTTTTTACAAAATTGAAAGAGATGAAAG ACAAGGCCTCTTCGCTGCCACATGAACAGAGGAAAGTCCATGCAGAAAAG GTCGCTAAAGCGTTCTGGATGGCTATTGGTGGAGACCAAGATGAGATTGACAGCTTGTCATCAGGGGAGGAGAGTTAA